The proteins below come from a single Stomoxys calcitrans chromosome 1, idStoCalc2.1, whole genome shotgun sequence genomic window:
- the LOC131995748 gene encoding gliomedin-like: MRSLCCLLLVLALSSYVQAVLKSCVCETGPDGLPGPQGPQGEKGDQGHQGYQGVQGPQGPPGPQGPKGDTGPRGEPAPNRGPPGPPGAPGQNAVCNVCTGFPRSLDVDIPALYEPNTIFMVTEDGGLAPVQKLEPTPALTSLVEEFKRSSLDDETKDIMFLGQL, encoded by the exons atgagaagtttgTGCTGCCTACTTTTGGTATTGG CTTTAAGCTCTTATGTCCAAGCCGTTTTAAAATCTTGCGTTTGTGAGACCGGTCCCGATGGTCTGCCGGGACCCCAAGGACCTCAGGGTGAGAAGGGCGATCAGGGCCATCAAGGCTATCAAGGTGTCCAGGGTCCACAAGGCCCTCCAGGACCACAAGGACCTAAAGGTGATACTGGCCCTCGGGGAGAACCTGCCCCCAATCGTGGACCCCCTGGACCTCCAGGTGCCCCCGGACAAAATGCCGTTTGTAATGTGTGTACCGGTTTCCCCAGATCACTGGATGTTGACATTCCTGCCCTGTATGAGCCCAATACAATTTTTATGGTTACTGAAGATGGTGGCTTGGCACCAGTCCAAAAACTAGAACCCACACCGGCTTTAACATCGTTGGTTGAGGAGTTCAAACGATCGTCTTTGGATGATGAAACGAAGGATATTATGTTTCTTGGTCAGTTGTAA